Proteins co-encoded in one Salvia splendens isolate huo1 chromosome 4, SspV2, whole genome shotgun sequence genomic window:
- the LOC121798305 gene encoding 21 kDa protein-like, with translation MASPTTLTIFSLIILSLVYASASASATNPAGSFIRSSCKATTYPAVCEKSLSTYASSINKSPRQLVMTALTVSVHTAESTKSFVAKLTKFRGLKPRERSAIKDCLEEISDSVDRLSKSVKELKNLGRGKGPEFTWHMSNLQTWVSAALTDDSTCSDGFAGRALNGRIKNSIRTRMTNVAQVTSNALALCNKFADKYN, from the coding sequence ATGGCTTCTCCCACCACTCTCACAATATTCTCACTCATAATCCTCTCTCTCGTAtacgcctccgcctccgcctccgccacAAACCCGGCGGGCAGCTTCATCAGAAGCTCATGCAAGGCCACCACATACCCCGCCGTGTGCGAGAAGTCCCTCTCAACATACGCGTCAAGCATCAACAAAAGCCCGCGGCAGCTGGTGATGACGGCGCTGACAGTGAGCGTCCACACGGCCGAATCGACAAAATCATTCGTGGCGAAGCTCACAAAGTTCCGCGGGCTGAAGCCGAGGGAGCGCTCCGCCATCAAGGACTGCTTGGAGGAGATCAGCGACAGCGTCGATAGGCTCAGCAAATCGGTGAAGGAGCTCAAGAACTTGGGCCGGGGCAAGGGCCCGGAGTTCACTTGGCACATGAGCAATCTGCAGACGTGGGTCAGCGCCGCACTCACCGATGACTCCACCTGCTCGGACGGCTTTGCTGGCCGGGCCTTGAATGGCCGGATCAAGAACTCCATCAGGACCCGGATGACTAATGTGGCGCAGGTTACTAGTAATGCGCTCGCGCTCTGTAATAAGTTTGCGGACAAGTATAATTAA